Genomic DNA from Fusarium oxysporum Fo47 chromosome IX, complete sequence:
CGTGTCGATCTCCAGTGCTGGTGGCCGTGTTGCGTTAACAGGTGACACCTGCACCGGTGATTCTGACAGACGATCCTTCTGGCCTTGGCCTGCCGCTGTGGATGCGTTCGGCTTGGCGGCTGCATCGAAGCTATCAGGGAACGCTCCTGGCAGTTGTGGCCGTAGTCCACCCTcgggcttcttctcggcggGTTGCTCTGGTGTCGTTCGGTTCGTAGGCTGAGAcacatcatcctcgtcggAGCTTGACAATTCATCCAGATCCATCAATGGACGAGGCTTGACTGTCTTGGTTGCCCTAGGCTCGCCTCCTGTGCTTGCGCTGCGGCCCAGCGCCCTCGCCAATGCCTTCGTATCGTCGTGTTGTGCAGCGGCTGAGGAGGACCGTACCTTGGCCGGATCCCCGCCAATTTGTGAATTTGATGGCACTTCATGTGTCTCTTGTGTCTCGGGATTGACGATCCGCATCGACGCCGGTGGCACGTTGGACACATCGTTGACCCGAGACTCGGCCAGATAAGCTGCGAGTTCCATTGTCGATGAGGTCTCCCCGCCCTTGCCAGGAGATGTTTCCGTTCGGGGCATCTGCTTTTGAAGTTTGCTAGTGCTCCGTTGCGGTTGTCTGTCAGGCGACGCGACCTCTTCAATTGACTCGCTGTCCCGAGGCTCCGATACAATATCCATAGAGCGCTTGCCAAAAGattcgtcgtcatcgtcaaccGACTTCTTTCTGTCCTTTCTGGAAAAGAAACTTCGGATGGCGCTCggcttcttttccttctctttccGAGACTTATCTtggtgcttcttcttctccttatCGGACATGAGCTCCTTGTCCATCTTATCAAGACTTCCTCGGGACTTGATGTCCTTGGTTGTTGAGTCCTGGGAAGGCCGAGGTTGATTGTCGTCTCGTAGCAAGTTAGGCGTGAGAGTaatcttcttggtctcgacTGTCTCATCTCTAAAGAAAGAGTCGGTGTTTCTGACAGTACCATTGCGGGATCTGCTGGGGCCTTCCTGTTTGTTGTCGAATAGTATTTCCTCACTGCTTCTCgtctcatcttcctcttccacAGTGTCGACCTTCGACGGCTCCATAGCCATTTTAACTTCTTTATTTGAACGGGGCTTAAGAGGCTCAACCCTGGCGCTCTCCTCTGATGAATCATCTTCTATGATCGATATTGTTGAAGCTGGATCTCGGGtatctttcttttgttcttgttgttgatcttgctTGGTTGTGGTGGTCGAGCCGGCGAATAAGTCGTCCAAGTCTTCTTCGTCGGATGAATAGTCGTCGATTTCAGTGTAGTCATGGTAGGTTGGGGAAGTGAATGTGACCGTTTTGCGTCCAAATCTAATTGGCGATTTGAACGtctgttgcttcttctccgccGTATCCCCCAACATAGTTGCAGAGAGCTGGATTGATTTTTAGTAACAATTTTGGGTCTTGGACCAAGTCAATTTACGTACATCAACATTTCTGTGTTTATTCAGACGTGCTAGACGTTCCGTCGGCGTCTCAATATGCTCTGCGGGTAGATATCCTGGTATTTCTTTAGTCACTAGCCAGTAAAGTGGAAATCTTTGCACTTACCAATGCTGCTGTCTTTAACAACTCTGACCAGCCACCAGTAGCTGTTGCTATCGTCTAGCAAAACCATAGTGTCACCTTTGGTTGCATTTGCTTGACCTTCAACGGTAGCCACGAAAGTGTGAAGGGCGTAAACGAATTCGAAATCAATGTCCTCTATGTCTTGTAAGCACTCGACCGCCCAGCCGGAGTCAATGAAATTGTAGTCGTCAGGAATGGAGAGTGCAgaatcatcgtcttcaaaaGATTCTTCGTAGGGAATAGTCAGCGCGGGATCGAAGTCGGGGGTTTCGTCGTCGTCCAAATCCGAATCGGATAGATCCAGCATTGGATCACAGTCATAGAATATGTCCTGTTCTCTGTTATCGGCTACGGTGCCCTTTCCTCCAATACTCGATCCTTCAGCAGAAGGATGCTAGCCTTCATTACTGTTGGACCTAAACTGTGGTTCCACTTCTTCAAATGTTTCGTGAAATTCGGCCGTCGAATTGGACGTTGTCCAGCTATCGTCGGGTTCGGGTTCGGCGTCGTTACTGTGCTCGTCGCGACCGTTATACTCACCATGAAGACGATGGTTCCGGACTTTCGTGGGCAATGCTCGTGGAAGCTGCGCAATTGCGCATGGGCTGGGTACACAATTGGGGGGTTCGGGATATGGCGAGCAAACTCTGGTGCCGCTTGAACCAGAGATACTGGGAGTACTACTCCTTTGCGAAGGTAGGGAAGAGACACGACGCGGCCATGCCACAGGGGCAGCGACGGGGGAGCACCCACCATCTTCAATCGAAGGCGAACTAGAGATCTTATCCATCATATCGTCATCGAGGTCATCGTCTCCGTCGAGCTCGCCCTCATCCGAAGATGAGACGCCTCCATTCTGCGCAATTGCCAGTGCATCTTCTTGGTTCATATTGCTATTCTTGTCGCGTGCACCCTGTGCGCGAGTATTCCCACTCGTAGAATTTGCGACAAGTTCGtctgcgaaggaatcaaTTTCGTCGAGGCTGTTGCGGTTGTCGAGAGAAACTCTTGGAGAGCGTCGCTGTTCGTCTGCAATGTCGTGTGTGACCTCACGAATAGTCTCAGCTTGGTGGGGACCTAGGGAGTTGGCGTTGCCTCCCAGACGTGGGCTTTTCGAGTGGTCCTGGGCGGATGGAGagtgatgatcttgaagatcgaTAGTATCTGCGATCGGGGGAAAGGTTCGTAAACGTCAGTTTGTGGTGTCGTCAAAAGAAGCGTGTGGACACAAGGAATGAGAAAGCAGAGGACTAAGTCGAGTGGTTGGAATGTATCGTGACTTGCAGCGACCCCGGAGAGCAATAGAAAGGTTCGAGCTTGGACAGTGACCAGGGGGCAAGGGTAGACGAAAGTACGATGAAacgtaaagaaaaagaaagtaataaaaaaagaatgGGCAAGGGAGAAGTTGGCCGAAGGTCTACTTCAAGGGTTCCATGTGGTTGAATAGACGAAGTTTGTATGTAAAGGGGGCAGGGGAAAGAAAGTTGTACTCTAAGAGGGACCAACGAAACAAcacgaggatgaggctgcGCAAGAGGCGATGCACCCCAATCGCAAATCCCAAAGGCTGAGACTTAGGGTGACATTGGCGTTGGCATCTCGTTCCAAGTATAAAAGGCAGGACAGCAAAGGCAAAACACTAGGCACATACCGGCTCGGACGATCGATGGTCGTGTCATTTTGACGGGTGGAAACGACGAGCGAGGCCGTCAACAAGTCACTCTGCTCCAACTCTGTCCCTGAAGGCGCAAGGCACCAAAAGATGGGATATGCTTGACCCCTGGCGCCAGAGAAGCGCCGTCTCAATTTTTTATTTCAAACTCGAGGCGTTGGATGCTGACGGCTGGGGGCCGGGTTTTTTGTTGCTTGTCTATACCGTTGCGTGAGAGGCGGGCGGTAGATCCTTGCGAGGATGTTCTCGTCCAACTCAGAGGCACCTGAttgctttgtttgtttgtttgtttgtttgctTTGGTCGTTGGGGGCGTTAGGATATCAGGCTTTCGGTCGTGGTACTCGCTTGGATTTGGTGTCGCTCAGCGTGGTGAACAAGGTTGCGCCCGTAAAAGTCAATCGATCAACCAATACGCCCAGTGGCCAGCCACGGGCTCGTCCAACATGAAGCTGCTTTTGCGCAAGTGAGTGGGAATGGATCTGAGTGTCGGAAAACTGGAGAGAACGAGCGACGATCTTTGTTCCGTGCCTGTGTGGAAAAAGGATGGCGTAGCAGtaggtaataataataataaagtgaACTGGCCTGGCCTAGCCCAAGTTTCGTTTCCTGGCGGGACCTTGGCAGCAGGAGTCCGGGCACCAAAAAAGATTGACTCCACTGCCGCAGTGAAACTACCACTGATACTGTCACTGTCAGGCACCTCTGTTGGTGTGGTCACTGATTCAAGAGGAATAGATCTAACGTTTTCTGCCCTAACAATCCCTCTAGAATCTTTTAGCAAATTTTCGTGTCTCCTATTCTAACCACGCAGTCTAGATGCCAAAGGCCCTAATGCACTTTGTCTATCGCAAACGGGTGATGTTAGTGCGGAGGGGGACGAGTCCGTTGAATGGAGCGTCACCCGTTTCAGATAACTCGTCCATCCAGGTTGAAAGCAGCTCGATAATCGAGAGCAAAAGATCTACTGCACGGAAACAAAAGTGGAGGCTGCGGTTTAATGGCCGGTCTATTAGACCATTTTTAGGGCCAAGACGGGAGAGAACGATAAAtggaagcaaaagaaaagaagagcGCGTGATGAGACGACGATACTGAGAGCAGGGGTCTCTTTTTCACTGACTCTCCGTTCTCCCTTTGAAGGCTGAACCAGTCAGAGTAAAGGACCATGATGCGAGCGGCAGCATTGATTGAGAAGTGAGCTAGATGGAGTCATGCAGCGCACTGTAGAAAAAATGACCACTTGCCCATTGACAGTGCTTTCGTTTCATTTATATCAGCTGCATATCACTTACACTCCATTAAATGTATTGTAGATAGTCTCCTCTTGTGGTGGCATTGTACCTCTCGCCGATTCCGTGACAAGACGGGATGGAGCGCGTTTCCCATTAAAACCCCTGAATGCTTAGCGTTTCCAAGAAACCGTAAACTTTGGCTCTAACGCAACCGGGGAATCGTTCAGGGCCACCCGCGTCTCGGCGGGGCCCTTGAAACGCTGAAACGTCCAGACGCCCAATGGGTCTTGCTCAGGGGAAATTGAGTTCATTGGCTGTGAGTAAATGTTCCCTTCCAGCTTCAATCCACTGTATGAAAAAAAGACAGTCCTGCAATTGACTTTTCAACGTCACTGAAGTTATGTAATTAAATGTCACGATGTACCCGAGTTCGTCAATTTGATGCTTACTCGGTTGCCAAGCCGGTACTCTGTGTGGCAATCATTGTAACCCTCAGTGGCCTCAAAATCACCTCTGTAGTCTGTTGTCTGTGACCTCACATGTCCAAGTCAACCACACCATGAGGTATGCAGTGCAATCACACAGCATACCATTGGATTCCATCAAAACACCGTCTTGCAGAGGAAACGACCATTCGTCTCTTGTCATGTGCTTCTTTACCAACTCGGCCATCTATACAACAGATCAGCCATACAGCCTTTGCCACGATAAACTCATTGTACATATGAGGAGGCCATGGTACGACCTCACGAATATCTACATGCAAATTATTGTCCCGCCAATAAACTATCAACATGAAATCAAGCTATCAATACATGACACGTGACAATGCTATGCATCTCATATACCAGGTAATCTAGTGTGTTCTATTTCTATCACACTCAGCACGACTGATAGATCACTTTGAGCAATCAGATCTAAGTCGTTCGGTAATTCTCCTGAGACAACCAGGCGTCTCAAAGTCTTTCTCCAGCGTGCAACAGCAGAAGCAAACAGAAACAGCACAAGTTTCACTTGATGAACTCACCAAGTCACCAATGTGGGAAATAAAATATGAACTTCAAAATCTTGATTAATATCGACTAAATAAACATAGTCTTTTCTGACTTTTCTTTAACCTTGACCCATTCATTAGGCCCATGCCAGGGCCGTCCCAAACATGGCAAACACACCGTGACAATGCTCATCTCTCATCAGAGAAAACAAATAATGCTATGCTTATAAACAATTCAAATCATACGCTTCAACACCGTTCCATGCAATCAACTTTTTAGTTGGCGATCTGGGCCATACGCTTAGACATACTGTCGCAATAGTTAGCATATGTTCTGGTATCATGGTATCATGGGTTACACTTACAAGTCGTAGAAGGCAAACTGGCTGGGGTTGCTGCCGAACTCGTACACGAATCGACTGGCAAGGTAGGAGCCGAAGATGCTTCGGAGGTAGGAGTCGGGGATGCGAGCGATCAAGGTGTCGAGACCAATCTTCTCGAGGAGAAGACGGGGCAGagcatcttgaagaacagaTCGGCGGATCTTCTCGTTGTCCCAGAGGTCGGAGTGCTGGAGCTTCTCATCGAGATCGGTAATGGCAACGGAGAGCTTGTCAGAGAGGATAGATCGGGGAGTTCCGGTCTGCTCATGCTCGCGCCAGATAGCCTCAAACTCAAGGCGGGCGTTCTCCTGAATCTTGAGCTGAACCTGCTTGACGTAGTCCTTGTAGAACTGAGGAGCCTCGCCCTGGGCGTTGTGGCACATGTTCTCAACGAAGCCCTCGTCGTCGAAAGACAGAGAAGCAAGAACCTCAAGGGAGGACGATGTCACACCACCCTTGTTGGCAGAGGCATCCTTGTACAGAATGCAGCCAGCAGCCTCGAGGCGAAGCTTAGCCTCCTGGGTAATGAAGAGGTTGGCTCCCTCAACGAGGTAAGGGATGATGCACTTGCCATCCTTGATGAGACGGTTGACCGAGATGAGGTCAATGGAGGCGGGACGACCACCACAAGGGACGAAGCAGTCGACACTGCCAGTGTCACGGAGATGGAAGGTGTTACGGAACGATGTACCGTTGTTGATAACCTCGCCATTGGGGAGAGTGATGTTGACGTCGTCGCACAGGACTCGGTAACCCTCGGGAGACAGCTTGGAAACATCGTACTCGATAATCATCTTGCGGCCGTTGGCAAGGCGCAGAAGCTCGTCACGGTCGAGACCGTTGGGGTCAGCAAGAACTCCAGAGCCATCCACAATGGCAGTGTACTTCTCGTTACCAAGCTTGATCTCGTTGCTGCCCAGGTCACCATCGGGGCCACCAGTCTGCATCTTGCGGATAGTAGAGGGGTCAAGCTCGAGCTTTCGGTAGATACCCTTGACGTACTCACGAACAGACAGAGTGGTCATGCCGTAGGTGTCGTGAGGAATACCACCAAGCTTGGGAGACTTGCCAGTGAAGAAGGACTTCCACCAGGGGGCGCCACGGGATCGAGCATGCTCAGTAGCCCAGTCGACCAGCTCAGCGGTGTTCTCATCAGGGcccatgaagatgatctcCTCCTTGCCGTAGAGGTCGACAACAGGGTTCTTGATACCAGGGGTCTCGGCgggcagaagaagatcaaggataCTATCAATGTACTTCTCGAAAGCCTCACGGGCACGGTTCTGCTGCTTAGGGTCCAACAGAATAACACCCTTGGAGCCACCCTCGGGAatgtccttgttcttgcgCTGCTGTGTGCTGGCAAGACCGTAGTTCTCATCGAAGATGCTGCGGGCGTTGATGCCATAAGCCTCCTTGTTGCGAGACTTGACGATTCGGATACCACCGCGAGAGATATCCTTGAATCGGAGGTGGAAACCTCGGGACTCAGAGCTGATGACGAGGAACATGCCGTAGAGGGGCTTGGGGTACTCGACCTCGGGGAGGAAAGATGGGTCAAGACGGAAGCTCAGAGCGACCTTAGTAGGGGTGAAGTAGTTGGTCTTGAGGATGGCGTTGTTGAACACACGGAAGGCAGTGAGaaccatctcatcatgctcGTTGTTGACGTTCTTGGagatcttgtccttgagagCGTCGTCGGAGAGAACCTCGACGGACAGGCTGGAGGAGACAACCTTCACGGGGTCATCCTGGTCCTTAACAAGGTGGATGTTGGCGAAAGAAGCGTAAAGAGCACGAACGAGACCGGGGTAGTTCTGAATAATCTCATAAATGTACTCAGGAGTAAATGTCTCAGAACGGAGACGGCGCTTCAGGTTAGAAAGGAGGGCCTGCTGAGCGTTGTTCTTAACATCCAGAAGCTCGGCAAGAGTAGAGTACTCTGGTCCCAATCGGTTCAGGAAGTGCTGAACGAACACCCAAGCGGAGTGGGCGTAGACGGATTCCTGAAGGCTGAGCTGTCCATCGAGGAAAAGGTTGTGGAACTTGTTGTGGGGGAGACAGTAGAGGAGAGAAACCTCCTTGGAGATCTGGTCAATGGACTCCTCAATTGAAGGGAACTGTCCACTGCTCTCGACGGTGTCAGAAGTAGGTCGGAGGTAGACACTCATGACGGTGATACCGTTGGAGAACTGCTCGAGGTACTTTCGAGATGAGGTGACGCCATAGTAGTGGTAAAGGTCACTGAGGGCAGAGAAAAGACCCTGGGCAGTGCGAGAGCGGAAGGCAACGACCATTCGCTTCTCGTCGGTGTTCTCAATATCGAAGACCTCGATGACTGGACCAGCTCGGTTAACGGCGAGCTCAATGATGTCCTGGTAGATttgcttggtgttgtcaGTGGCCTTGCGGAGGAAGCCGTTGTCGGCAATGAGCTCGAGGTTGGTCTCCTTGGGGTCGGTCTGCTCAGGTGGAGTGGCAAACTGGCACTGGTAGACGAAGTAACATCGGAGAGTTGCCTTGGAGCTGGGGCTCACGACAGCGGGAGATCGGAAAGTCTCAACGCGGTACTTGCTGTGGCCGGGGTGATCAATGTACTTGGCCTCGAGGCGTTCCTCATAGCGAGGTCCAGCAGTGTTGGTCTTGCCAGCAACGCTGGTATCAATGTAGATGGCATGGTCGTTAGCCTCCATATCCAGTCGGATCTCCTCCTGCTTATCCTCGCGAGCGAAGGAAGCGACCTTAGCGGCATACAGAGAGGTGATGTGGCTGGAGATGACATCGGGGGTCTCAAGCTCGAAGTAGACATCATCGATGCCAAGCTTCTCGTAGAACCACTCGATCTGCTCATCAATTTGAGGCTCGGGGACGAAACCAGCAGCTGAGATGATAGACTTCacagtcttcttctgctcagGCTTGCCGGTGAACTCAGGGGCAATGTAGCCAACGGTGGCAGATCGCAGAATGCGGTGGCCGTTGCCGCCATTGCCATTTTGCAGAGGAACGGAGAAGTGAGTAGGCTGGGGAGAAGGACCACGGCTGGCCTCAGTGGCCTTGACGTTAGCCACGGGGTTGGCGGAAATGGCAGTCATGTTGGATTTCTGATATGGATCCGTGTAATCAGGGAAAGTCTGAGAGGGCAGCATGTTAGTGGGCGATTCTGTTATAGGCGCCATCTTGGCGAGATGCCTAGATGGAGAGTGAAGTTTGGTGGTGTAAACGCAAGACGACAAAACGAAATGATTGAAAACAGTGATGGGATGAACAAGATGGAGACGAGATGAGCCAGCTGCGAGTGTCTTATATAGACAGTTCGGCTTGAGCAAACAAGGAAGCCTGAAGATAACAGTTCTCCTGTCGTCACCGCTGTAGCCAACTCAACCAGAGTTTCGGTCAGAGCTCGTGACTCAAAGCGAACTAAGGAAAGGAGGCATTTGATACGGGGCTGCTGACCCAGAGGCTGCCCTGCGCCCGTGAAGGCCAAACTCAATGATCCAGTGATCAATGGTATTGAACCCGTCCCGGGAGGCTCATTCCAGGTCCTATCCGGGGCGTCCATGCTCGCACTCACTGGACGCCACTAGATCGGGGACCTGAAAATGCACTGCAGATGCTGGGGCTGGGGCTGGGGCTGTTTGCAGCACCTAATGCGAACCGCTCAGCTCGCTGGGAAGCTTATCTCTGATACGGAGCACCAGAATCCCGGTGTAAGCCGCCCGGGCCGGCTCTCGTATTCTCGCCATTGGGTAGTGAAAATCAGGGGGAAGCCAATCAACGGCGCCATGGATTCGCGATAAGGGCAAAATGACGAAGGGGTAGTGGGCAGTGCTGTAGTCAGATAAGACTTATCCGCTACTTACCGGCTAGAGTTTGTGACGATCAATTCGTTTCGTCACTGAAAATAGATAATTCTATGTCGGTAATGCCGAACTTATAGCGGGGCCTTCtgaaagaagatgacgagagGAAGTTATTCAGAAGAATAACAACAAGATTGCCGTAAAAGGTTCTCAGATGAGAGGAGGGTTGGTTAAAGTTCTGACGGCAGGTTAGTATATCTGTCATACACTGCCAACCTGAGCAGGCGTTTGACTCGGTGTGCACGAACTCAGCGCAGCCATCCGTCAGCCCTGTCGTAAATAGAAACTGAAGACGGTATGTCTAGAACAAGAGATAACAAAAGCTCTCTTGATACGTCGAGGTTGGTTTGAGATGACGAGGTTCAAAGCTCAAGCCAGGACAGGGAATATGATCTCTAAATAAAGACGAGGTAGGAGTGATAAGGGGTTCAAGGTAGAtagaagaaggcttctttttGTGAGGAGAAGCAAATGCAAAATGCAATAGGTAATCAACAAGTTTGAGGTCAAGTGACTTATCTCTCCAACTTTCGAAGCCAGAAGATATTGGGACTGGCGATGGAAGCTTTATATACTGTCCGTGTCTAAGTGTCTCTCAACGACGACCCAGAAGTCTACGATGGTACAAAGTACCTCCCGGTCTTTTACAATGGGGTACGTACCAGCATTAATGTCTCCATTGACTCCAAACATGTCGACATATTGCCTTCTCTTACACCGTCTCGCCTGTAGGTACCAAGTAAAAGTTGTCACGCTGCCATAAAAAAACCACATCCCTTGCCAGGTCCTGGTCTTCCGCTCACCTTGCCTACACACCCCCTTCCCGCTTGTGGGGCAGACCCTGCTGGGAGTTTGCTGGGCATGAGGCCCGGCGGGTGTTTATTTTGGGGTACGTGTTTGTTTTTTGCCTTTCATTTGCACCGGGCAGACCGGAGAAAAAGTGCAGTGGACAGCAATAGACACAGCGAATGACCCCCGCCACAACCCTCTACAGCAGCTTACTTACAGCACATGCAGCACGTTCACAGAGCTTATGGTTTGCCCAGTCACTTGGTTCGATTTCCTCATATTTCACTTCACAATCAGCAAAGTAGAAACTTGGCATACACAAGAAGAGATAGAAGTATTCAGACAATAAACATCACCGGCCCGGTCGTCCTGAGGCCTCTCCTCTCCAATTGGTACCTGCTCGCTACTGTACTGTACCACCACCACCCCTCCTGAAGCGGAGCCCAGCCCAGCTAAGCCCGCCAGAAGAgtcgagaagaaagaattTTGGCTGCAGCAACACCCCCGATCGTGATCATGACCTCACGGAGTACAGTGCAGTACCTACAAGAAAAAGTCCCATTCAATTACCCAATAGTGCCTCTGGTCTAAACCTCAAAGGGAAGCCTTGTTTGGAACCTGACTTCTCTCGCCTGGACCAAGCGCCTGGTTCCTGAAGAGTCTGTAGGTGAGGGAGCCCCCAGGAATTATTCAGATTTACCAGTGGGGAAGAGGCCCGGTTATTCGAGGCTCTGCAGTTTTTGCATGGAATCCCGCCTTCTCCAGATTTTCGTTTGACATCACTAGTGCAAATTTGTTGCCAATGGGAGAGTTGTTTGCTAGACTTTAACTCTTCTGCCAGTTTACGTCGATATCTTGTAACAACTTCACATACCACACATTCTCACATAATGGATATCAGCGTTTAGGAAATGGCTTGAAAAGTTTTCAGAGACTAGCTGGGTCAGGACAAACGCTCTATTTGACAGGTTGGTCACTGTAAGTCGACATAAAGAGCCTCCAGCTCCATTTGCAGACTTTGATAACGTAAGTCTACATAACTATCCATACGCGCTGCATGAAAACGGCACCACACACTTAGCTTCTTTCGTTCACCCAAACGGTGTGGAGAATGGTGCGATTCAACTCAATTCACTCACCACTCACCTTGGCTCGCCCTGCGGGTTTGTCTCTGCGAGTCATCGTCAATGGCAACTTCGTGACATGCAGATCCGACCTTGAATTCCGGTTTTTCAATGCTGTCTCTGTTTTGGGTTTCAGAGGATTATTACAGCGTTGGACTACGGTATCTCACAAGATCCCGGTCAACATGCACGCTGCCTTGGCTGTGCTTGTCCAAGTGGTCGTAATAACTGCCTGAAATGATGTTGCCATGATGTGCTTCAAGCTGAGCCGGACCGTATTAATAAACCATACAGTTCTGACATGCGAAACGGCCAGGCCAACAAGAATGATGATTCGTACGAAAACTGGATCGCCTGCATTTGACTAATTCCACGTCTGGTTGACATTGACTTCTAGTGATATCTATTTGGAGCATGTTTGATAAATGTCATGTAGTTTCGAACAACGTCGACTTCAATGGGCCCATGTATCAACAATTGTGTCAGCCCATGGTTTACGTGGTGTAAGATAATGCTGGGATTTCGCATCAGCCAAGAAACTATATGCTTTGGTTGGTTCTGAGCCTGCCAACAAGCGACGAATAGTTCACCTCCATGGAACCTTGCTCAATATCGTTCTAAGCCATCAAAATCTTGACAAGCCAAGAATCCGCCTCAAAGGGTACGGTACCTGAACCGAATTCCTACACGACTCACTACCCCAGACGGGAAGCTGGCGTTGAACGCTGACCgcagcagcaaatgccaGGCGAGCTAGCTGAAATGCCCTCGTACCCCAGACAATAGAACCCAAATCTGGCTCACCTGACTTaaagaaagcaaagccagTGCTCACCGAACTTTCCAGACCTTGGCCATTCTAAGGGGGACGATCACGGGGCCGGGACTAGTCTCGATTTCTAGGGGGAATAATTTCACCTTGGGGGAGATCCATTCCCCAGATCCAGTAACAGTCAAGATCATgaagttaaaaaaaaaaaaaaaaaaatgtgttggcaaggtgataCTTCccacccttcttcttccccaagATACCAGTAGACAAGGGAGCAAGGGAGAGCACAGCACACCGGTAGGTTCTGACCTGTCGCTATTGAAGGAGCCGGACCACGACAAGGTTCCTCCGGCCGTCGCGGGGCCGTTGGTTCGGTACTTACGTACAGGTACCTTCTCCGGGGTACCATCAATGACACAATGGTTGAGGTCGAGGGGTCGTCGAGGAGCACTTGACTGCAGCACGAGGGGGTTTATTGCGAAACGAAGGGCAAGTCTGGCATAAGACAGGAGTTGCACAACATAGCATGGCTTTCTTGAATGATAGAGTTTAGACAAGATTGGTCAGTTCGTTCTTGAGC
This window encodes:
- a CDS encoding Glutamate/Leucine/Phenylalanine/Valine dehydrogenase-domain-containing protein, yielding MAPITESPTNMLPSQTFPDYTDPYQKSNMTAISANPVANVKATEASRGPSPQPTHFSVPLQNGNGGNGHRILRSATVGYIAPEFTGKPEQKKTVKSIISAAGFVPEPQIDEQIEWFYEKLGIDDVYFELETPDVISSHITSLYAAKVASFAREDKQEEIRLDMEANDHAIYIDTSVAGKTNTAGPRYEERLEAKYIDHPGHSKYRVETFRSPAVVSPSSKATLRCYFVYQCQFATPPEQTDPKETNLELIADNGFLRKATDNTKQIYQDIIELAVNRAGPVIEVFDIENTDEKRMVVAFRSRTAQGLFSALSDLYHYYGVTSSRKYLEQFSNGITVMSVYLRPTSDTVESSGQFPSIEESIDQISKEVSLLYCLPHNKFHNLFLDGQLSLQESVYAHSAWVFVQHFLNRLGPEYSTLAELLDVKNNAQQALLSNLKRRLRSETFTPEYIYEIIQNYPGLVRALYASFANIHLVKDQDDPVKVVSSSLSVEVLSDDALKDKISKNVNNEHDEMVLTAFRVFNNAILKTNYFTPTKVALSFRLDPSFLPEVEYPKPLYGMFLVISSESRGFHLRFKDISRGGIRIVKSRNKEAYGINARSIFDENYGLASTQQRKNKDIPEGGSKGVILLDPKQQNRAREAFEKYIDSILDLLLPAETPGIKNPVVDLYGKEEIIFMGPDENTAELVDWATEHARSRGAPWWKSFFTGKSPKLGGIPHDTYGMTTLSVREYVKGIYRKLELDPSTIRKMQTGGPDGDLGSNEIKLGNEKYTAIVDGSGVLADPNGLDRDELLRLANGRKMIIEYDVSKLSPEGYRVLCDDVNITLPNGEVINNGTSFRNTFHLRDTGSVDCFVPCGGRPASIDLISVNRLIKDGKCIIPYLVEGANLFITQEAKLRLEAAGCILYKDASANKGGVTSSSLEVLASLSFDDEGFVENMCHNAQGEAPQFYKDYVKQVQLKIQENARLEFEAIWREHEQTGTPRSILSDKLSVAITDLDEKLQHSDLWDNEKIRRSVLQDALPRLLLEKIGLDTLIARIPDSYLRSIFGSYLASRFVYEFGSNPSQFAFYDFMSKRMAQIAN